The genomic window TGCTTCTTTGCTGTTGATTACCGGAGGTCCCCAGGTCCGTGTATGTCCGCGTGCCCAGGGGTGCGCCCAGAGGAACATTTCTCTCTCCCGTCCCGGCGCCAAGGCCCAGTCCAAGGGACCCTTGGCCCGCTATGTCCACTGCTCCGCACGCTGCGGAGGCAGCATTGACCGGATCGGAACAGTCTACCTGCCCCTGGTTCTGGCTTTGCGCATCCATGTCCATAGCGCTTTGGGAGTGGACCTGCGTTGTGGCCGCCAGCAGGAACACCGCGAGAGGAAAGACCAGTTGCTTACGCATAACACATGCAGCACGCCTCTGAGGCCGGCCGCGTATTGACTCCTTGAAACAGCGTGTCGTTTTCAATCCCACGTGCAGGGGCCTTGCGCTGCTGCAACTCTACAGGCGGCCCCGGTGCGCCATCGTGCGCTCTTGCATCACTGCTTTTCGACTACATGGACGATAAACTTCATTTCCGCATGGCCCGCACCGCAAAACCGCGAGCAGCTTCCCGGAAAATCTCCTGTCTGCTCGGGAGTGACCTCTACTTCCACGGTCTTGTGCTTCGGCATCTCCTCACGGATACCAAGCCCTTTGACGGCCAGTCCATGATCCACATCATCTGAGATCAGCACCAGCCGCACAGGCTCGCCCTTCACCAACGTGATCTCTCCGGGGACAAACTGATACCGCTTGGCATGAATGGTGATGGTGCGTTCCGCCTGCGCCCCCAGAAAAGCAGGCACAACCCATACCATCATCAGAAAGACAAAGAAACAGCGCCGGACCTGGTTCACGAATCCTTTACCCTTGACTTCTTTTGAATCCCTAACCCTGACTTCCTTTATTGTACAGACGGGCGGGGGAAACAAAGGCGCTCCACGGCGGGGAGGATAAAACTGCTCAACCCTCTGCATCTTCAGGACCGCCGGCGAATCTTATCCTTGACATAGTACAAGCAGACTCCATGCAGCACAGAGGAGGACCAGACTTGATCCAGCAGCGCAGATTAGGACGACAGGGACCCACCGTTTCCGCCATCGGCCTGGGATGCATGGGCATGTCTGACTTCTACGGCCAGCAGAAGGACCGTGATGAGGCCGGGGCCATCGCCACCATCCACCGGGCAATCGAGCTGGGAATCAACTTCTTTGATACATCTGACATCTACGGCCCGCATACCAATGAGATTCTGGTCGGGCAGGCCTTGCGGCCATACCGGCAACAGGTCCTCATTGCCACGAAATTCGGCATCATCCGCAAAGAAGACGGCACCCGCAGTGTGAATGGCAGGCCGGAATATGTCC from Pseudacidobacterium ailaaui includes these protein-coding regions:
- a CDS encoding cupredoxin domain-containing protein, producing MNQVRRCFFVFLMMVWVVPAFLGAQAERTITIHAKRYQFVPGEITLVKGEPVRLVLISDDVDHGLAVKGLGIREEMPKHKTVEVEVTPEQTGDFPGSCSRFCGAGHAEMKFIVHVVEKQ